In Lautropia mirabilis, one DNA window encodes the following:
- a CDS encoding GNAT family N-acetyltransferase: MAMLETERLRLRQWRDEDYSAYARLSADPMVMRYFPSTLSEQQSHEQADKFRSLIAERGWGVWAVESKASGEFIGISGLNPLAGDSGIPHAPLTEIAWRILAADWGKGYAPEAARRVLQFAFEELALDAVYAFTAQVNMPSRRVMIKVGMRNTGEDFNHPKLESGHELERHCLYVLTKERWLATNR; the protein is encoded by the coding sequence ATGGCGATGTTGGAAACGGAACGATTACGCCTGCGGCAGTGGAGGGATGAGGATTACTCTGCGTATGCCCGGCTGAGCGCAGACCCGATGGTGATGCGCTACTTCCCCAGTACTTTGTCCGAGCAGCAGAGCCATGAACAGGCTGATAAGTTTCGTTCGCTGATAGCAGAAAGGGGCTGGGGGGTGTGGGCGGTGGAGTCAAAGGCCAGCGGCGAGTTTATCGGGATATCCGGTTTGAACCCCCTGGCTGGTGACAGTGGAATTCCCCATGCACCGCTGACGGAGATCGCCTGGCGCATTCTGGCTGCTGACTGGGGAAAGGGCTATGCGCCTGAAGCAGCAAGGCGGGTCTTGCAGTTTGCCTTTGAAGAGCTGGCGCTGGACGCTGTGTACGCCTTTACGGCACAGGTCAATATGCCATCACGGCGGGTCATGATCAAAGTCGGCATGAGAAATACCGGCGAGGACTTCAATCACCCCAAGCTGGAAAGCGGTCATGAGCTTGAACGACACTGCCTTTACGTCCTGACCAAGGAGCGCTGGTTGGCAACCAATCGCTAG
- a CDS encoding class II 3-deoxy-7-phosphoheptulonate synthase — MSAAAGGVSSWSPESWRTHPARQMPTYPDQGRLDAVCGQLRAFPPLIFAGEVQVLRGQLAEVAAGRAFLLQGGDCAESFDMLDGDAARETFRVLLQMSVVLTYAAAQAVVKVGRIAGQYAKPRSADTETRDGVTLPSYRGDIINGGAFTEADRVPQPERLLRAYSASAATLNLLRALAGGGFADLHQLHAWTADFVRESPQGQRYQELADRIGEALAFMRACGVLDGAGSSLNRVNFYTSHEALLLPYEEALTRPGEGPHQGRWFGASAHMLWLGERTRQLDGAHIEYLRGIHNPIGVKVGPTATPDEVLGLMQALDPNQEPGRLVLITRMGAGKLPKHLPALVRAVKASGRPVIWSCDPMHGNTVTSSNGLKTRDFGNVVQEVREFFAVHEAEGTIAGGLHVELTGQDVTECRGGGQNLTDESLQERYTSACDPRLNGSQSLELAFLVADLLKAQRR, encoded by the coding sequence GTGTCTGCTGCTGCTGGCGGCGTTTCCTCCTGGTCGCCCGAGAGCTGGCGCACGCATCCGGCCCGGCAGATGCCGACCTATCCGGACCAGGGGCGCCTGGACGCGGTGTGCGGGCAGCTGCGTGCCTTTCCGCCGCTGATCTTTGCGGGTGAGGTGCAGGTGCTGCGGGGGCAGCTGGCCGAGGTGGCGGCGGGGCGGGCTTTCCTGCTGCAGGGGGGCGACTGTGCCGAGAGCTTCGACATGCTGGATGGCGATGCGGCGCGCGAGACCTTCCGGGTGCTGCTGCAGATGTCGGTGGTGCTGACGTATGCGGCGGCGCAGGCAGTGGTGAAGGTGGGGCGTATTGCGGGGCAGTATGCCAAGCCGCGTTCGGCCGATACCGAGACGCGGGACGGGGTGACGCTGCCCAGCTATCGTGGCGACATCATCAATGGCGGGGCGTTCACCGAGGCGGACCGGGTGCCGCAGCCGGAGCGGCTGCTGCGCGCCTATTCGGCCAGCGCAGCCACGCTGAACCTGCTGCGGGCGTTGGCGGGCGGCGGTTTTGCCGACCTGCACCAGCTGCATGCCTGGACGGCGGATTTCGTGCGGGAGAGCCCACAGGGGCAGCGCTATCAGGAGCTGGCCGACCGGATCGGCGAGGCGCTGGCCTTCATGCGGGCCTGTGGCGTGCTCGATGGCGCCGGGTCGTCGCTGAACCGGGTGAATTTCTACACCTCGCACGAAGCGCTGCTGCTGCCGTATGAAGAGGCGCTGACGCGACCGGGCGAGGGGCCGCATCAGGGCCGCTGGTTCGGGGCCTCGGCCCACATGCTGTGGCTGGGCGAGCGCACGCGCCAGCTGGATGGGGCGCACATCGAGTACCTGCGCGGCATTCACAACCCCATTGGCGTGAAGGTGGGGCCCACGGCCACGCCCGATGAAGTGCTGGGGCTGATGCAGGCGCTGGATCCGAATCAGGAGCCGGGTCGGCTGGTGCTGATCACGCGCATGGGGGCCGGCAAGCTGCCGAAGCACCTGCCGGCGCTGGTGCGGGCGGTGAAGGCCAGCGGTCGTCCGGTGATCTGGAGCTGCGACCCGATGCACGGCAATACCGTGACCAGCTCCAACGGGCTGAAGACGCGCGACTTCGGCAACGTGGTGCAGGAGGTGCGCGAGTTCTTCGCGGTGCACGAGGCCGAAGGCACGATTGCCGGCGGCCTGCACGTGGAGCTGACCGGCCAGGACGTGACCGAGTGCCGGGGTGGCGGACAGAACCTGACGGACGAGAGCCTGCAGGAGCGCTACACCAGCGCCTGCGATCCGCGGCTCAATGGCTCGCAGAGCCTGGAACTGGCCTTCCTGGTGGCGGATCTGCTGAAGGCGCAACGCCGCTGA
- a CDS encoding AEC family transporter — protein MKALFDAILFAVGVTLPSVLLLGFGVVMRRTGQVDAAFAAKASRLVFNYGLPCLLFHELMSSEIRYGQEAVMLAAGVSTTLLLYLGAELYAWRFVPEVRDKGVFVQGVFRSNMAIMGLAFVQNAYGNAGLPSGAVYVGVVTLLYNVLSVITLSRSGARAGRRRWLHIGRNIVTNPLIVAIVSALLLQRLNIDLPRPVMQTARYMANIALPMALICAGATFDVRSVLDTSGISLQASIGRLVVAPLTAVAVGLAFGLRGIPMGVLFLMCAMPVAAASYVMAKAMGGNDVAAANIVGITTFGAMFSAAIGITVLRSTGLM, from the coding sequence ATGAAAGCGCTGTTTGATGCCATCCTGTTCGCCGTGGGCGTGACCCTGCCCAGCGTGCTGTTGCTGGGGTTTGGCGTGGTGATGCGCCGCACGGGGCAGGTGGATGCGGCTTTTGCGGCGAAAGCCTCCCGGCTGGTCTTCAACTACGGGCTGCCATGTCTGCTGTTTCATGAGCTGATGAGCAGCGAGATCCGTTACGGCCAGGAAGCCGTCATGCTGGCCGCGGGGGTCAGCACGACGCTGCTGCTGTACCTGGGGGCGGAGCTGTACGCATGGCGCTTCGTGCCGGAGGTGCGCGACAAGGGCGTGTTCGTGCAGGGGGTATTCCGCAGCAACATGGCGATCATGGGGCTGGCCTTCGTGCAGAACGCCTACGGCAATGCCGGGCTGCCGTCGGGGGCGGTCTATGTGGGCGTGGTCACGCTGCTCTACAACGTGCTGTCAGTGATCACGCTCAGTCGTTCCGGCGCGCGGGCAGGTCGCCGCCGCTGGCTGCATATCGGTCGCAACATCGTCACCAACCCGCTGATCGTGGCCATCGTGTCGGCACTGCTGCTGCAGCGGCTGAATATCGATCTGCCCAGGCCCGTCATGCAGACGGCGCGCTACATGGCCAACATTGCGCTGCCCATGGCGCTGATCTGCGCCGGTGCCACCTTCGATGTCCGCTCGGTACTGGATACTTCCGGCATCTCGTTGCAGGCCAGTATCGGCCGACTGGTGGTGGCCCCGTTGACGGCCGTGGCGGTGGGGCTGGCCTTCGGGCTGCGAGGCATCCCCATGGGGGTGCTGTTCCTGATGTGTGCGATGCCGGTGGCAGCGGCCAGCTATGTGATGGCCAAGGCCATGGGCGGCAATGACGTGGCGGCTGCCAACATCGTGGGCATCACCACGTTTGGCGCCATGTTCTCGGCGGCGATCGGCATCACGGTGTTGCGCAGCACGGGGCTGATGTAA
- a CDS encoding cation diffusion facilitator family transporter, giving the protein MKPTETPSPAPANCEVIHSFTQGNPVAERRTRWVMWLTLVVMVLEIAGGWIFNSMALMADGWHMSSHAFALGLTVFAYRMAARYARDRRFAFGTWKMEILGGYTSALLLVGVAVTMLVESVERMVNPLPIGYDQAIATAVLGLAVNLVSAWMLKDDHHHHGHSHGHAHDHDHHAHHAADAHAHSSDHRHSDHDHDHDHDHAHATSHGHDDHAHGAHADLNLRAAYIHVLTDAATSILAILALFGGKWWGASWLDPLMGIVGAVLVGVWAKGLLRDCALVLLDAEMDNPLTERIARTLTGAAMPVKVQDLHLWRVANDKYACIVALQVASPTVTTPPPVADVPAKDCCPQDATGSTTEGGQHHGTDAGWQPRPAPDYFRRLLSAHPELVHITVEVDVVATGGQPAVTH; this is encoded by the coding sequence ATGAAACCGACCGAAACCCCTTCGCCCGCCCCCGCCAACTGCGAGGTCATCCATTCCTTCACCCAGGGCAACCCTGTGGCCGAGCGACGCACCCGCTGGGTGATGTGGCTGACGCTGGTGGTGATGGTGCTGGAAATCGCCGGTGGCTGGATCTTCAACTCCATGGCGCTGATGGCCGACGGCTGGCACATGAGCTCCCACGCCTTCGCCCTGGGGCTGACCGTCTTTGCCTACCGCATGGCCGCCCGCTATGCCCGGGACCGTCGCTTTGCCTTCGGCACCTGGAAAATGGAGATTCTGGGGGGCTACACCAGCGCACTGCTGCTGGTGGGCGTGGCCGTCACCATGCTGGTGGAATCGGTGGAGCGCATGGTCAATCCACTGCCCATCGGCTATGACCAGGCCATCGCCACCGCCGTGCTGGGCTTGGCCGTGAACCTGGTGAGCGCCTGGATGCTGAAAGACGACCATCACCACCACGGTCACTCCCACGGGCACGCGCACGACCATGATCATCATGCGCACCACGCTGCCGATGCCCATGCCCACAGCTCCGACCATCGGCACAGCGACCACGACCACGACCACGACCATGACCACGCCCATGCGACCAGCCATGGACACGATGACCACGCGCATGGCGCCCACGCCGACCTGAACCTGCGCGCCGCCTACATCCACGTGCTGACCGACGCGGCCACCTCCATTCTGGCCATTCTGGCCCTGTTTGGCGGCAAATGGTGGGGGGCCAGCTGGCTGGACCCACTGATGGGCATCGTCGGCGCCGTGCTGGTGGGCGTCTGGGCCAAGGGGCTGCTGCGCGACTGCGCCCTCGTGCTGCTGGATGCCGAGATGGACAACCCGCTGACCGAGCGCATCGCCCGCACGCTGACCGGGGCCGCCATGCCGGTGAAGGTGCAGGACCTGCACCTGTGGCGGGTCGCCAATGACAAGTACGCCTGCATCGTGGCCCTGCAGGTGGCGTCCCCCACAGTGACGACGCCTCCTCCCGTGGCGGATGTCCCTGCCAAAGACTGCTGCCCGCAGGATGCCACCGGATCCACAACGGAAGGCGGGCAGCATCACGGCACCGACGCCGGCTGGCAGCCCCGCCCTGCCCCCGACTACTTCCGCCGACTGCTGAGCGCGCATCCCGAGCTGGTGCACATCACGGTGGAAGTGGACGTGGTGGCCACCGGCGGACAGCCTGCAGTGACTCACTGA
- a CDS encoding metal/formaldehyde-sensitive transcriptional repressor, whose product MSHTIRDKKALLTRVRRIAGQAAALEKALEQESECAAILQQIAAIRGAVNGLMGQVLEHHIREHLGATDSTPQQRQQDLEVVVTALRSYLK is encoded by the coding sequence ATGTCCCACACCATTCGAGACAAGAAGGCCCTGCTGACGCGCGTGCGCCGCATCGCCGGTCAGGCCGCTGCGCTGGAAAAGGCGCTGGAGCAGGAAAGCGAATGCGCGGCCATCCTGCAGCAGATCGCAGCCATTCGCGGGGCGGTCAACGGGCTGATGGGGCAGGTGCTGGAACACCACATCCGCGAGCACCTGGGGGCGACGGACAGCACGCCCCAGCAGCGGCAGCAGGACCTGGAGGTGGTGGTGACGGCGCTGCGCTCGTATCTGAAGTGA
- a CDS encoding lysine exporter LysO family protein, with amino-acid sequence MNILNALWPILLALAAGVVFGRLAPQALCSRLIGMIAPLIWLMLFLIGHEFGEVLFSSGSVGRILGISALFALATTLVPGLLVLASRRWLTRWRQRLSVLNPARVPKARAGGEVAQGGAVSEPAVPERLSDDRLPEGAALQEAKAAPEAGARPGAEGGSGADLGSTGGAGRQRERLSLAQQLSLAWPPLREALIALGMVALGALLFLAQQHLGLESLALPSSNAFLLLMIGIIGADLAQIRLSRQWVSPAMLALPGLVVVGSMLGGGLVAWLADVPLKAGLALSSGYGWFSLSSVMVAEALGKAYGTMALSIDLLRELLAFVILYAVGRWWPVVGLAAAGATAMDSSLPIIKQVCSPSVIPMAMVSGFLLTLLAPFMMSLFLA; translated from the coding sequence ATGAATATCCTGAATGCTCTCTGGCCAATCCTGCTGGCCCTGGCCGCAGGGGTCGTGTTCGGTCGGCTGGCGCCCCAGGCGCTCTGCAGCCGGCTCATCGGCATGATTGCCCCCCTCATCTGGCTGATGCTCTTTCTCATCGGCCACGAGTTTGGCGAGGTGCTGTTCTCGTCGGGGTCGGTGGGGCGCATTCTGGGCATTTCGGCGCTCTTCGCACTGGCCACCACCCTGGTGCCCGGCCTGCTGGTGCTGGCTTCACGGCGCTGGCTGACCCGTTGGCGCCAGCGCCTGTCGGTGCTGAATCCCGCACGTGTCCCGAAAGCGCGGGCAGGCGGGGAGGTCGCGCAGGGTGGGGCGGTGAGCGAGCCTGCCGTACCTGAGAGGCTTTCCGACGACAGGCTTCCCGAGGGAGCGGCCTTGCAGGAAGCGAAAGCTGCCCCCGAGGCCGGGGCACGACCTGGTGCTGAAGGCGGCTCGGGAGCAGACCTTGGGAGCACGGGTGGAGCCGGTCGGCAGCGCGAGCGCCTGTCGCTGGCCCAGCAGCTGAGTCTGGCCTGGCCGCCGCTGCGCGAGGCGCTGATCGCGCTGGGCATGGTGGCGCTGGGGGCCTTGCTCTTTCTGGCGCAGCAACACCTTGGCCTGGAGTCACTGGCTCTGCCGTCCAGCAATGCCTTCCTGCTGCTGATGATCGGCATCATCGGGGCTGATCTGGCCCAGATCCGTCTGAGCCGCCAATGGGTGTCGCCTGCCATGCTGGCGCTGCCCGGGCTGGTGGTCGTGGGGTCGATGCTGGGCGGTGGGCTGGTGGCGTGGCTGGCCGATGTGCCCCTGAAGGCGGGGCTGGCGCTGTCCAGCGGCTACGGCTGGTTCTCGCTGTCCAGCGTGATGGTGGCCGAGGCGCTGGGCAAGGCCTACGGCACCATGGCCCTGAGCATCGATCTGCTGCGCGAGCTGCTGGCGTTCGTCATCCTGTACGCGGTGGGCCGCTGGTGGCCGGTGGTGGGGCTGGCCGCTGCCGGTGCAACGGCCATGGATTCGTCCCTGCCCATCATCAAGCAGGTCTGTTCACCGTCCGTCATCCCGATGGCCATGGTCAGCGGCTTTCTGCTGACGCTGCTGGCGCCGTTCATGATGAGCCTGTTCCTTGCCTGA
- a CDS encoding MarR family winged helix-turn-helix transcriptional regulator: protein MEIDLDPKYQALLEEAERQDLADQDSMRVCAQTLTLAAMIDRRRAAALAPQGLSEGRFILLFLLEGHKSGLPPHVLADQAGVARATITGLVDGMVRDGLVERHGNPDDRRSNLVVLTRKGRTLSKRVFPGQAEALAEAFASLSANDRRQLSRLLAKVSANLVEDEDA, encoded by the coding sequence ATGGAAATCGATCTTGACCCCAAATATCAGGCCCTTCTGGAAGAAGCGGAACGTCAGGATCTTGCCGATCAGGACAGCATGCGCGTCTGTGCGCAGACGCTGACGCTGGCGGCAATGATCGATCGGCGTCGCGCGGCGGCGCTGGCTCCCCAGGGGCTGTCGGAAGGGCGCTTCATCCTGCTGTTCCTGCTGGAAGGCCACAAGAGCGGCCTGCCGCCGCACGTGCTGGCCGATCAGGCCGGGGTGGCGCGCGCCACCATCACCGGGCTGGTCGATGGCATGGTGCGCGACGGGCTGGTGGAGCGGCACGGCAACCCGGATGACCGCCGTTCCAACCTGGTGGTGCTCACCCGCAAGGGACGCACGCTGAGCAAGCGCGTCTTCCCGGGGCAGGCCGAGGCGCTGGCCGAAGCTTTTGCCTCGCTGTCGGCCAACGACCGTCGCCAGCTCTCGCGTCTGCTGGCCAAGGTGTCGGCGAACCTGGTCGAGGACGAGGACGCCTGA
- a CDS encoding transcriptional repressor, which yields MPPAKHTAALSGRPDQPKAAELAHAPEEQVFIAEARRHCQQSGSRLTPLRIEVLLHLRQHPGGIKAYDLLSNLQSIKPGIAPMSIYRTLDFLVASGLVHKVDATSSFIVCEHGHHDHHEHGAPVMLICERCGQAKEICDPEVHETLQASLAHIHALNGFQAHGLEIKGNCRQCLASPH from the coding sequence ATGCCTCCTGCCAAGCACACTGCCGCCCTCTCCGGCCGACCGGACCAGCCCAAAGCGGCAGAACTGGCCCACGCGCCCGAGGAACAGGTCTTCATTGCCGAGGCGCGACGCCATTGCCAGCAAAGCGGCAGCCGCCTCACGCCCCTGCGCATCGAGGTCCTGCTGCACCTGCGCCAGCATCCGGGCGGCATCAAGGCCTACGACCTGCTCTCCAACCTGCAGAGCATCAAGCCCGGCATTGCGCCCATGAGCATCTACCGCACCCTGGACTTCCTGGTGGCATCCGGTCTGGTGCACAAGGTGGACGCCACCAGTAGCTTCATCGTCTGCGAGCACGGCCACCATGATCACCACGAGCACGGCGCCCCCGTGATGCTGATCTGCGAGCGGTGCGGACAGGCCAAGGAGATCTGCGACCCCGAGGTGCATGAAACCCTGCAGGCCTCACTGGCACACATCCACGCACTCAATGGCTTCCAGGCCCACGGTCTGGAGATCAAGGGCAACTGTCGCCAGTGTCTGGCCAGCCCTCATTGA
- a CDS encoding DUF294 nucleotidyltransferase-like domain-containing protein has translation MPNAFNFSVSPFDCLDASEQRLVRDQVNVAYFRPGEVLLDAGDVPQHLFVLIKGYVQQFDGSELLATYGPDDSFDGRALVAGRAGSRFVAVDEVLAYELSHEAVNALIASNDTFSALLFSALGQKVQAVAGRNAEREMQSLHMARVDEALLSPPHAVPADMDIVSVVRLFQAEKTSNVLVRDDVAQPPRWGIFTTSGLQRAILDGRPLDRLPVGELASWELITVRPDDQVGEALVLMQRHGVHRVVVQDDGKILGLLESLDLFGFLSNHSMLIDRRLRAATDLDALARAAAQMNDMIRRQYRGGTRVALLARLVQDLNGRLFEQAWQLIAPPELVQNSCLLVMGSEGRGEQLLKTDQDNALLLRDGYVPPDDLPAICARFSEALARFGYPPCPGNVMLSNATWRGTVQDFARRVRKWLVLPEADSLINLAVFMDAHAVCGDAELLASLRRQVFGMLADDDAMMSRFAAVVDAFGDGTRWWRRMLGGGEANLNVKKAGMFPLVHGVRSMALAERIDATSTEARIRALHEAGALDAETAQELTESLHFFMGLRLKAGLDEMDRGQPVSGKVDLAGLTPLERDLLKDALAAVRRFRAQLRLRFRLGAVS, from the coding sequence ATGCCGAATGCCTTCAATTTCTCGGTCTCGCCCTTCGACTGCCTGGACGCCTCGGAGCAGCGGCTGGTCCGTGACCAGGTGAACGTGGCCTACTTCCGGCCTGGTGAAGTGCTGCTGGATGCCGGTGATGTGCCGCAGCACCTGTTCGTGCTGATCAAGGGCTATGTGCAGCAGTTCGATGGAAGCGAGCTGCTGGCCACCTATGGGCCGGACGACAGCTTTGATGGACGGGCGCTGGTGGCCGGGCGTGCCGGCAGCCGTTTCGTGGCGGTGGACGAGGTGCTGGCCTACGAGCTGTCCCACGAGGCGGTGAATGCGCTGATTGCGTCCAACGACACCTTCAGTGCGCTGCTGTTCTCGGCACTCGGACAGAAGGTGCAGGCGGTTGCTGGTCGCAACGCCGAACGGGAGATGCAGTCGCTGCACATGGCCCGTGTGGACGAGGCGCTGCTGAGCCCACCCCATGCCGTGCCGGCCGATATGGACATCGTTTCGGTGGTTCGGCTGTTTCAGGCGGAAAAGACCAGCAACGTGCTGGTGCGTGACGATGTCGCACAGCCGCCACGATGGGGGATCTTCACCACCAGCGGGTTGCAGCGGGCCATTCTGGATGGCCGTCCGCTGGACAGGCTGCCGGTGGGCGAGCTGGCCAGCTGGGAGCTGATCACGGTGCGTCCCGATGATCAGGTGGGTGAGGCGCTGGTGCTGATGCAGCGCCATGGCGTTCACCGGGTGGTGGTGCAGGATGACGGAAAGATTCTGGGGTTGCTGGAATCACTGGACCTGTTTGGTTTCCTGTCGAATCATTCCATGCTGATCGATCGGCGCTTGCGGGCTGCCACCGATCTGGATGCGCTGGCACGAGCTGCAGCGCAGATGAACGACATGATTCGCCGGCAGTATCGGGGCGGTACGCGGGTGGCGCTGCTGGCACGGCTGGTGCAGGATCTGAACGGCCGTCTCTTCGAGCAGGCCTGGCAATTGATTGCCCCGCCGGAGCTGGTGCAGAACAGCTGTCTGCTGGTGATGGGCAGCGAAGGACGCGGTGAACAGCTTCTGAAGACCGACCAGGACAACGCGTTGCTGTTGCGAGACGGCTATGTGCCCCCGGACGACCTGCCCGCGATCTGCGCACGTTTTTCGGAGGCATTGGCGCGTTTCGGCTATCCGCCCTGTCCGGGCAATGTGATGCTGAGCAATGCCACCTGGCGTGGCACGGTGCAGGATTTTGCGCGACGTGTGCGGAAATGGTTGGTGCTGCCGGAGGCCGACAGCCTGATCAATCTGGCGGTCTTCATGGATGCGCACGCCGTGTGCGGCGACGCGGAACTTCTGGCGTCGCTGCGCCGGCAGGTGTTTGGCATGCTGGCCGACGATGATGCCATGATGTCGCGCTTTGCCGCCGTGGTGGACGCCTTCGGAGACGGCACGCGCTGGTGGCGCCGGATGCTGGGGGGCGGCGAGGCCAATCTGAACGTGAAGAAGGCGGGGATGTTCCCGCTGGTGCATGGGGTGCGCAGCATGGCGCTGGCCGAGCGCATCGACGCCACCAGCACCGAGGCCCGCATCCGGGCGCTGCACGAAGCCGGTGCGCTGGATGCCGAGACGGCCCAGGAGCTGACGGAGAGCCTGCATTTCTTCATGGGTCTGCGGCTGAAGGCCGGTCTGGACGAGATGGACCGGGGGCAGCCCGTGAGCGGCAAGGTGGATCTGGCCGGCCTGACGCCGCTGGAGCGCGACCTGCTGAAGGATGCGCTGGCCGCGGTGCGACGCTTTCGTGCCCAGCTGCGGCTGCGCTTCCGGCTGGGGGCCGTGTCGTGA
- a CDS encoding 3'-5' exonuclease — MSGRSVVQTLPAWLQRRLFEWRRDWQRRHLKDPRWAFLFEPPPPDEWVALDCETTGLNVRQDEIIAIGATRIVGRRLMTRERLELLVRPEREVSPDSVAVHRLRAQDVADGLPLCEAMERLLMFIGSRPLVGYYLEFDVAMIDRALKRCFGLTLPQRKIEVSAMYYDWRFRQLPPYQQHDNADIDLRFATILQTLDLPMRDAHDALNDAVMAALAFIRLRELRGEAEAAS, encoded by the coding sequence ATGAGCGGTCGCAGTGTGGTGCAGACGCTGCCGGCCTGGTTGCAGCGGCGTCTGTTTGAGTGGCGGCGCGACTGGCAGCGCCGGCATCTGAAGGACCCGCGCTGGGCCTTCCTGTTCGAGCCGCCGCCGCCCGATGAATGGGTGGCACTGGACTGCGAGACCACCGGCCTGAACGTGCGGCAGGACGAGATCATCGCCATCGGGGCGACGCGGATCGTGGGGCGTCGCCTCATGACGCGCGAACGGCTGGAGCTGCTGGTGCGCCCGGAGCGCGAGGTGAGTCCCGACAGTGTGGCGGTGCATCGCCTGCGAGCCCAGGATGTGGCCGATGGGCTGCCGCTGTGTGAGGCCATGGAACGACTGCTGATGTTCATCGGCAGCCGGCCGCTGGTGGGCTATTACCTGGAGTTCGACGTGGCGATGATCGACCGGGCGCTGAAGCGCTGCTTCGGCCTGACGCTGCCGCAGCGGAAGATCGAGGTGTCGGCGATGTACTACGACTGGCGCTTCCGTCAATTGCCGCCTTATCAGCAGCACGACAACGCCGATATCGACCTGCGCTTTGCCACCATCCTGCAGACGCTGGATCTGCCGATGCGCGATGCCCACGATGCGCTGAACGACGCCGTGATGGCGGCGCTGGCCTTCATCCGGCTGCGGGAGTTGCGGGGGGAGGCGGAGGCTGCGTCCTGA
- a CDS encoding type II toxin-antitoxin system RelE/ParE family toxin — translation MSAYALRQTRRFARTYKKLHDNVASDVDAAALAVADNPQLGERRKGDLSDLFVYKFRSQNQLYLLGYTVDDGIRLIYLEAVGPHENFYRDLKRG, via the coding sequence ATGAGCGCCTACGCCCTGCGCCAGACCCGGCGCTTTGCCCGCACCTACAAGAAGCTTCACGACAACGTGGCCAGCGATGTCGATGCCGCCGCCCTGGCCGTGGCTGACAATCCACAGCTGGGGGAACGCAGGAAAGGCGACCTGTCCGACCTCTTCGTCTACAAGTTCCGCAGCCAGAACCAGCTCTATCTGCTGGGCTACACCGTCGATGACGGCATACGACTGATCTATCTGGAAGCCGTGGGCCCGCACGAGAATTTCTATCGGGATCTCAAGCGGGGCTGA
- a CDS encoding ParD-like family protein has translation MTASIAIRIDRQLYDQARNDARAEHRTISGQVEYWARVGRAALDNPDLPVTFIAESLASMDEAREDTTPFVPRSQRP, from the coding sequence ATGACCGCCTCCATCGCCATCCGTATCGACCGCCAGCTGTACGACCAGGCTCGCAACGATGCCCGTGCCGAGCACCGCACCATCAGTGGTCAGGTCGAATACTGGGCACGGGTGGGTCGTGCTGCTCTCGACAACCCCGACCTGCCCGTCACCTTCATTGCCGAATCCCTGGCCTCGATGGATGAGGCCCGCGAGGACACGACTCCGTTCGTGCCCCGCAGCCAGCGCCCATGA